Proteins encoded within one genomic window of Theobroma cacao cultivar B97-61/B2 chromosome 7, Criollo_cocoa_genome_V2, whole genome shotgun sequence:
- the LOC18593363 gene encoding receptor-like protein 12 — MLYKTATAHKLLFMFMFLLILNFSLSQGDELQLLLSFKSSINDPSGFLSNWNSSTPLCMWHGITCNNFSRIKVIELTEKNISWTISSSIFHLSEIEFINLSINQFSGQIFNDLVSSVSLRYLNLSCNNLTGTIPNCSISLEILDLSRNMLFGKIPPQIGQCSNLKELDLGGNNLAGRIPSSISNISNLLMLSLDRNELIGKIPRALGKLKSLKGIYFGNNYLSGKIPQEFGNLTNIKNLYLHNNNLNGQIPSSLGNLTNLQYLYLYRNMLTGLLPKSLFGLKKLIHLDLSENHLFGEIPELIIELQSLEGLQLVSNDFTGKIPNALTSLPYLRRIAIYSNNLIGEISSLICNLSSIEVIDLGDNSLNGTIPPCLGNFSKGLSILDLHMNSFHGTIPETFGKDCGLRYLNFKENKLEGSLPRSMANCRNLELMDFGGNKLNGTFPYWLDTLPELQVLVLQSNKLCGVLQSSKTIHPFPKLRILDLANNEFAGPLPEGIIKNMKAMMNLNEQQSSLQYMQGEYYNYYVNLIVKGFCVIYFHISKTFASIDLSNNNFHGEIPSVIGKLSSLRGLNLSYNSLSGHIPTSMGNLTNLEWLDLSSNKLTGQIPDELKDMTFLACLNLSHNRLIGPIPQGQQFSTFENGSYEGNMALCGFPLSKACNNDGRKRSSPSFLKEADDSETKISFGWNVVLMGYGCGLIFGVIIGYVTFRNGEPKWFVTLYRVKYHRKGRRCSRN; from the exons ATGTTATATAAAACAGCTACAGCACACAAACTCTTGTTCAtgttcatgtttttattaatacTAAATTTTAGCTTGTCACAGGGTGACGAACTCCAGCTGCTCTTATCCTTCAAATCTTCAATCAATGATCCATCTGGCTTCCTCTCCAACTGGAACTCCTCCACCCCGTTGTGCATGTGGCATGGAATCACTTGCAAcaatttttctaggattaagGTAATTGAGCTCactgaaaaaaatatttcttggaCAATTTCATCTTCAATCTTTCATTTGTCAGAGATTGAGTTTATCAATCTTTCGATTAATCAATTCTctggtcaaattttcaatgatttgGTTTCTTCTGTGTCACTTCGATATCTTAATCTTAGTTGTAACAATTTGACTGGAACAATTCCAAACTGTTCAATTTCATTGGAAATATTGGATCTTAGTCGTAACATGTTGTTCGGGAAAATTCCACCACAAATTGGTCAATGCTCGAATCTAAAAGAACTTGATCTTGGTGGAAATAATTTGGCGGGAAGAATtccaagctccatatcaaatATCAGCAATTTGCTAATGTTAAGTCTTGATCGTAATGAATTGATTGGCAAAATTCCTCGTGCATTAGGCAAACTGAAGAGCCTGAAGGGGATATACTTTGGCAATAACTACCTTTCTGGCAAAATTCCACAAGA GTTTGGAAACCTCACCAACATTAAAAACCTTTACCTCCATAACAACAATCTCAACGGACAAATTCCATCCTCGCTTGGAAACCTCACCAATCTTCAATATCTCTACCTCTACAGAAATATGCTCACAGGTTTGCTTCCTAAATCCCTTTTTGGCCTCAAAAAGCTTATTCACCTTGATCTGAGTGAGAATCATTTATTTGGTGAGATCCCAGAACTCATAATTGAATTGCAGAGCTTGGAGGGTCTTCAACTTGTCTCCAATGACTTTACGGGTAAAATTCCAAATGCTCTAACATCTTTGCCTTATCTTCGAAGAATTGCTATTTACTCAAACAACTTGATTGGAgaaatttcttctttgatcTGCAATTTAAGTTCCATTGAAGTTATTGATCTAGGTGATAACAGCTTAAATGGAACCATTCCACCATGTTTGGGAAACTTCAGCAAAGGTCTTTCAATCTTAGATTTGCATATGAATAGTTTTCATGGAACCATCCCTGAAACTTTTGGTAAGGACTGTGGGTTGAGGTATCTCAacttcaaagaaaataaattggaGGGGTCTTTACCACGATCCATGGCCAATTGTAGAAACCTGGAACTGATGGATTTTGGCGGCAACAAGTTAAATGGCACATTCCCCTATTGGCTAGATACTCTGCCAGAATTACAAGTTCTTGTTTTACAGTCAAATAAATTGTGTGGTGTCTTGCAGAGTTCCAAGACTATCcatccctttcccaagttacGGATTCTTGACCTTGCTAACAATGAATTCGCTGGTCCTTTGCCCGAAGGTATAATAAAAAACATGAAGGCCATGATGAATCTCAATGAACAACAAAGTTCTTTGCAATATATGCAAGGagaatattataattattatgtcAATTTGATTGTGAAAGGATTTTGtgttatatattttcatatcTCAAAAACATTTGCAAGCATTGATCTCTCAAATAATAACTTTCATGGAGAGATTCCAAGTGTTATCGGAAAGCTTAGTTCACTTAGAGGGCTCAACCTTTCTTATAACAGTCTTAGTGGTCATATCCCTACATCAATGGGTAATTTGACCAATCTCGAATGGTTAGACCTCTCTTCAAATAAGCTCACTGGGCAAATTCCTGACGAATTAAAGGATATGACATTTCTTGCCTGCTTAAATCTTTCACATAACCGACTTATAGGACCAATTCCTCAAGGTCAACAGTTCAGTACATTTGAAAATGGCTCATACGAAGGAAACATGGCACTATGTGGCTTTCCATTGTCGAAAGCTTGCAACAACGATGGGAGGAAACGATCATCTCCATCATTCTTGAAAGAGGCAGACGATTCAGAGACTAAGATCAGTTTTGGCTGGAACGTTGTGTTGATGGGCTATGGATGTGGACTGATATTTGGAGTCATTATCGGATATGTTACATTCAGAAATGGTGAACCAAAATGGTTTGTGACATTGTATCGAGTCAAATATCATCGAAAGGGAAGAAGATGCTCACGGAACTAG
- the LOC18593365 gene encoding U-box domain-containing protein 8 encodes MSEKEMDPNWEEASDHFKRVIDRGTEAMRLKAIIKLAKLSNHAPENILGHTIPILASLVADHSSNSSSPSLQGVVVHCLKCIARQGDGRLATEIGQSGALLSILRLLPESDGSFQRLSAQCLWCLVNLGTDDNRVIVANNGGLEIIANLLNSSVRSVRRYLLEILRALSMLKEVRERACQAIGLLATTRQARCSLVELGAIPVLVELLRVGDSDTKLKADNSLGVISTQIDYLGHVAQAGAIPMLAELVQGPDPLGWDVAENALCLLAHNEENAASIADHLVRILRKGNNEPIQSRNATVYAPSVFFNLQSCCFPLDLQSVLLPD; translated from the exons ATGTCAGAAAAGGAAATGGACCCAAATTGGGAAGAAGCATCGGATCACTTCAAAAGGGTGATTGATCGTGGTACTGAGGCCATGCGTCTAAAAGCCATAATCAAATTGGCCAAACTATCCAATCATGCCCCAGAGAATATCTTAGGCCATACCATACCGATTCTTGCTAGTCTTGTTGCTGATCATAGCTCAAATAGTTCGAGTCCTTCTCTTCAAGGAGTGGTTGTTCATTGCTTAAAATGCATTGCTCGTCAGGGTGATGGCAGGTTGGCCACAGAGATAGGCCAATCTGGTGCTTTGCTTTCGATATTGAGGTTGTTGCCTGAATCTGATGGTAGTTTTCAAAGACTTTCTGCACAATGCCTCTGGTGTCTTGTAAATTTGGGTACTGATGATAATCGTGTCATTGTTGCAAACAATGGTGGTTTGGAGATTATTGCTAACCTGTTAAATTCATCTGTGCGTAGTGTTAGGCGGTACTTGTTAGAGATTTTGAGAGCACTATCAATGTTGAAAGAAGTAAG AGAACGAGCTTGTCAAGCAATTGGGTTGCTTGCAACTACAAGGCAAGCTCGGTGTTCGCTAGTTGAGTTAGGTGCTATACCTGTGCTTGTGGAGTTGCTTCGAGTTGGAGACAGTGACACAAAACTCAAGGCAGACAATTCCCTTGGAGTGATTTCAACTCAGATTGATTACCTTGGTCATGTTGCTCAAGCTGGGGCTATTCCAATGTTAGCTGAGCTTGTTCAGGGACCTGATCCTCTTGGTTGGGATGTTGCAGAGAATGCACTCTGTCTATTAGCTcataatgaagaaaatgcGGCTTCAATAGCTGACCACTTAGTGAGAATCCTTAGGAAAGGAAATAATGAG CCTATTCAATCAAGAAACGCCACCGTTTATGCTCCAAGTGTATTCTTCAACCTTCAAAGCTGTTGCTTCCCGCTTGATCTTCAATCAGTTTTGCTTCCAGATTGA
- the LOC18593362 gene encoding protein transport protein Sec24-like At3g07100: MGTENPSRPTFPMRPSSTPFASAPPTMTPFSSSGPVVGSEASNFRPTPPGAPPTMTPFSSAGPAAGPVRFSDPSVASPPITSAPPAGGLYQRFPTPPFPSTAQAPPTRVPPMGQPPFQPPASQVSAPPVSFRPPSQVPPVPMGFPPQIVNFPPSSVNVPQPPSDSLPSGPRPNFQPSFPTPDTSYSATKSTFQPSFPGYPSKQPAVSQAPSPFPAQQGSFMPPPPVSSSPFPIQQGSYVPPPPVAAPLGYQTRDQMQHPGSAPPIGGIQSLTEDFSSLSLASMPGSIEPGLDYKTLPRPLDGDVEPSSFVETYPMNCDPRYLRLTTSAIPNSQSLVSRWHLPLGAVVCPLAEAPEGEEVPVINFASTGIIRCRRCRTYVNPHVTFTDAGRKWRCNICSLLNDVPGEYFANVDATGRRIDLDQRPELTKGSVEFVAPTEYMVRPPMPPLYFFLIDVSISAVRSGMIEVVAQTIRSCLDELPGFPRTQIGFITFDSTIHFYNMKSSLTQPQMMVVSDLDDIFVPLPDDLLVNLSESRNVVETFLDSLPSMFQDNVNVESAFGPALKAAFMVMSQLGGKLLIFQNTLPSLGVGRLKLRGDDLRVYGTDKEHTLRLPEDPFYKQMAADLTKYQIGVNIYAFSDKYTDVASLGTLAKYTGGQVYYYPNFQSGIHGEKLRHELARDLTRETAWEAVMRIRCGKGIRFTSYHGNFMLRSTDLLALPAVDCDKAYAMQLSLEETLLTTQTVYFQVALLYTASCGERRIRVHTAAAPVVTDLGEMYRQADTGAIVSLFCRLAIEKTLTNKLEDARNSLQLRIVKALREYRNLYAVQHRLGARMIYPESLKFLCLYGLALCKSVPLRGGYADAQLDERCAAGFTMMALPVKKLLNILYPSLIRVDEFLLKPSAQADDLKTIVKRLPLIAESLDSRGLYIYDDGFRFVIWFGRMLSPDIARNLLGADFAAELSKVALSEHDNEMSRRLMAVLKKLRESDRSYYQLSYLVRQGEQPREGLLLLVNLLEDQMGGTSGYVDWITLIHRQVQQNA; encoded by the exons ATGGGGACTGAGAACCCCAGTCGGCCGACTTTTCCCATGAGACCTTCCTCTACCCCTTTTGCTTCTGCTCCTCCAACTATGACACCTTTTTCATCATCTGGTCCTGTGGTGGGATCAGAGGCCAGCAATTTTAGACCCACTCCACCAGGTGCTCCCCCAACTATGACACCTTTCTCATCAGCTGGGCCAGCAGCTGGACCCGTTCGTTTTAGTGATCCATCAGTTGCATCTCCACCCATAACATCTGCGCCACCTGCTGGGGGACTTTATCAGCGATTTCCAACACCACCATTTCCTTCAACAGCCCAAGCTCCTCCTACTCGTGTACCACCTATGGGGCAGCCACCATTTCAACCTCCTGCAAGTCAAGTATCAGCTCCACCAGTTTCTTTCCGGCCACCATCACAAGTACCACCAGTGCCAATGGGATTTCCACCACAAATTGTAAATTTTCCTCCATCCAGTGTGAATGTTCCTCAACCTCCATCAGATTCATTGCCTTCAGGGCCTAGACCCAATTTTCAGCCTTCTTTCCCCACTCCAGATACATCTTATTCTGCTACCAAATCCACTTTCCAGCCTTCTTTTCCTGGATATCCAAGCAAGCAGCCTGCAGTTTCACAAGCACCATCACCGTTTCCTGCTCAGCAAGGAAGTTTTATGCCTCCTCCACCAGTATCATCTTCTCCCTTTCCTATTCAGCAAGGAAGTTATGTTCCTCCTCCACCAGTGGCAGCTCCCCTGGGCTACCAAACAAGGGACCAAATGCAACATCCAGGCTCTGCACCTCCTATTGGTGGCATCCAAAGCTTGACGGAAGATTTTAGTTCTCTCTCGCTTGCATCTATGCCAGGATCAATTGAGCCAGGACTTGATTATAAAACACTTCCTAGGCCATTGGATGGTGATGTGGAGCCAAGTTCTTTCGTTGAGACATACCCTATGAATTGTGATCCTAGATACCTACGACTTACTACAAGTGCTATACCAAATTCCCAATCTTTAGTTTCAAGATGGCATTTGCCTCTTGGAGCAGTTGTTTGTCCTCTTGCAGAGGCTCCTGAAGGG GAAGAAGTGCCAGTAATTAATTTCGCTTCAACTGGTATTATTCGTTGTAGAAGATGCCGCACTTATGTGAATCCCCATGTCACATTTACAGATGCTGGAAGAAAGTGGCGTTGCAACATCTGTTCTTTACTAAATGATG TTCCTGGTGAGTATTTTGCAAATGTGGATGCTACTggaagaagaattgatttggatcAGCGGCCTGAGCTTACAAAAGGCAGTGTGGAATTTGTTGCACCAACTGAATACATGGTGCGGCCTCCAATGCCGCcactatatttttttctcattgatGTTTCAATATCTGCAGTAAGAAGTGGTATGATTGAG GTTGTTGCCCAAACTATCCGTTCATGTTTGGATGAGCTGCCAGGCTTCCCTAGAACACAGATTGGATTCATTACTTTCGATAGCACAATTCATTTTTACAATATGAAG TCATCTCTTACACAACCTCAAATGATGGTAGTTTCAGATCTGGATGATATATTTGTGCCATTGCCAGATGATCTCCTTGTCAACTTGTCTGAATCAAGAAATGTGGTTGAAACATTCCTAGATAGCTTGCCCTCTATGTTTCAGGACAATGTGAATGTGGAATCTGCTTTTGGTCCTGCACTTAAAGCAGCATTCATGGTTATG AGTCAACTTGGAGGAAAGTTGCTAATTTTCCAGAACACATTGCCTTCGCTGGGGGTTGGGCGCTTGAAGTTGCGTGGAGATGATCTTCGTGTGTATGGAACTGATAAGGAACATACATTGAGATTACCAGAAGATCCCTTCTACAAGCAAATGGCTGCTGATCTTACAAAATACCAGATAGGGGTTAATATTTATGCTTTCAGTGACAAATACACTGACGTAGCTTCCCTAG GAACCCTGGCAAAATATACCGGAGGTCAAGTATATTATTACCCGAACTTCCAATCCGGCATTCATGGAGAGAAGTTGAGGCATGAATTAGCCAGAGATCTCACGAGGGAAACAGCCTGGGAAGCAGTTATGCGCATAAGATGTGGAAAAG GGATTCGATTTACATCTTATCATGGGAACTTTATGCTGAGGTCCACAGATTTATTAGCACTTCCGGCTGTGGATTGTGATAAAGCATATGCGATGCAGTTATCCCTTGAGGAGACACTGCTGACAACTCAAACTGTTTATTTCCAAGTCGCTTTACT ATACACGGCATCATGCGGAGAGAGGCGTATCAGAGTACATACAGCAGCTGCCCCAGTTGTTACAGATCTGGGAGAGATGTACCGTCAGGCTGATACTGGTGCCattgtttctttgttttgtaggttag CAATCGAGAAAACTTTGACCAATAAACTTGAAGATGCTAGAAATTCTTTGCAACTAAGGATTGTAAAAGCACTTAGAGAATACCGCAATCTCTATGCTGTCCAGCATCGCTTGGGAGCTAGGATGATTTATCCAGAGTCCTTAAAGTTCTTGTGTTTGTATGGATTAGCACTCTGTAAATCAGTACCTCTAAGAGGAGGATATGCTGATGCTCAGCTTGATGAACGCTGTGCAGCAGGTTTCACCATGATGGCATTACCTGTTAAAAAGttgttgaatattttataTCCTAGCTTGATTCGTGTTGATGAGTTCCTTTTGAAG CCATCTGCTCAAGCTGATGAtttaaaaaccattgtgaagaGACTGCCATTAATTGCAGAAAGCCTAGATTCAAGAGGcctttatatatatgatgatGGCTTCCGCTTTGTTATATGGTTTGGTAGAATGCTTTCGCCTGATATAGCTAGGAATTTACTTGGGGCGGACTTTGCAGCAGAATTATCAAAG GTTGCCCTTAGCGAGCATGATAATGAAATGTCAAGAAGGCTGATGGCGGTATTGAAGAAACTAAGAGAGAGCGACCGTTCGTATTATCAACTTTCTTATCTTGTAAGACAAGGTGAGCAACCCAGGGAAGGTTTGCTGCTTCTTGTAAATCTTCTCGAGGACCAGATGGGCGGTACCAGTGGTTATGTTGATTGGATAACACTAATACACCGGCAAGTCCAGCAAAATGCATGA
- the LOC18593364 gene encoding uncharacterized mitochondrial protein AtMg00810 translates to MLLVAALYVNDLLITGPEGQYLTEFKTQMKKVFEMTDLGEMTYFLGMEVIQSTGKIVLHQVKYAKDLLNRFKMSMCKAVSTPLSTGSKFCRDDGTAKANGQFMQDPTETHFTVDKRILRYVKGTMDYGLVAVFAWNSKQQVVAQSTAEAEYIACAATANHALWLRKLLVELGFKQVKGTLLNVDNMSTIAIAKNPVQQGTSESSTML, encoded by the exons ATGTTACTCGTTGCAGCACTCTATGTTAATGATCTTTTAATTACCGGACCTGAAGGGCAATATTTAACTGAGTTTAAAACTCAGATGAAGAAGGTGTTCGAAATGACAGACTTGGGTGAAATGACTTATTTTCTTGGGATGGAGGTTATACAATCTACTGGTAAGATTGTTTTGCATCAAGTGAAATATGCAAAAGACCTACTTAACAGGTTCAAAATGAGTATGTGCAAGGCTGTAAGTACACCTTTGAGTACtggttcaaaattttgcaGAGATGATGGTACTGCTAAGGCAAATGGGCA GTTCATGCAAGATCCTACAGAGACTCATTTTACAGTAGATAAGAGGATCTTGAGATATGTGAAGGGAACTATGGATTATGGATTAGT TGCAGTGTTTGCTTGGAATTCAAAGCAACAAGTGGTTGCTCAGTCAACAGCTGAGGCTGAGTACATTGCTTGTGCAGCTACTGCTAACCATGCTCTATGGTTAAGGAAGTTACTTGTTGAGCTGggattcaagcaagtcaaaggAACTCTGCTCAATGTTGACAACATGTCAACAATTGCTATTGCAAAAAACCCTGTTCAACAAGGCACATCAGAGTCAAGTACCATGCTCTGA